One genomic region from Streptomyces sp. NBC_00457 encodes:
- a CDS encoding PLP-dependent cysteine synthase family protein — translation MRYDTPLAAVGNTPLVRLPRLSPSADVRIWAKLEDRNPTGSVKDRPALHMIEQAEKDGRLTPGCTILEPTSGNTGISLAMAAKLKGYRMVCVMPENTSQERRDLLGMWGAEIISSPAAGGSNTAVRVAKELSAEHPDWVMLYQYGNPDNAGAHYATTGPEILTDLPSITHFVAGLGTTGTLMGVGRYLRENKPDIKIVAAEPRYDDLVYGLRNLDEGFVPELYDASVLTTRFSVGSADAVTRTRELLQQEGIFAGVSTGAALHAAIGVGNKAVKAGESADIVFIVADGGWKYLSTGVYTATTTEEAIETVQGQLWA, via the coding sequence ATGCGCTACGACACCCCGCTGGCCGCGGTGGGCAACACCCCGTTGGTGCGCCTGCCGCGGCTGTCGCCGTCAGCCGACGTCCGGATCTGGGCCAAGCTGGAGGACCGCAACCCCACCGGCTCCGTAAAGGACCGTCCCGCCCTGCACATGATCGAGCAGGCGGAGAAGGACGGCCGCCTCACCCCGGGCTGCACCATCCTCGAACCCACCTCCGGCAACACCGGCATCTCCCTCGCCATGGCCGCCAAGCTCAAGGGCTACCGCATGGTGTGCGTCATGCCGGAGAACACCTCGCAGGAACGCCGGGACCTGCTCGGCATGTGGGGCGCCGAGATCATCTCGTCCCCCGCCGCGGGCGGCTCCAACACCGCCGTACGCGTAGCCAAGGAACTCTCGGCCGAGCACCCCGACTGGGTGATGCTCTACCAGTACGGCAACCCCGACAACGCGGGCGCGCACTACGCGACGACCGGGCCCGAGATCCTCACGGATCTCCCCTCCATCACCCACTTCGTCGCCGGCCTCGGCACCACCGGCACTCTCATGGGCGTCGGCCGCTACCTCCGCGAGAACAAGCCGGACATCAAGATCGTCGCCGCCGAACCGCGCTACGACGACCTCGTCTACGGCCTGCGCAACCTCGACGAGGGCTTCGTACCCGAGCTCTACGACGCCTCCGTCCTCACCACCCGCTTCTCCGTCGGCTCCGCCGACGCCGTCACCCGCACCCGCGAACTCCTCCAGCAGGAGGGCATCTTCGCCGGCGTCTCCACCGGCGCCGCTCTCCACGCCGCGATCGGCGTCGGCAACAAGGCGGTCAAGGCGGGCGAGAGCGCGGACATCGTGTTCATCGTGGCCGACGGCGGCTGGAAGTACCTGTCGACGGGCGTCTACACGGCGACGACGACGGAGGAAGCGATCGAGACGGTGCAGGGCCAACTCTGGGCGTAG
- a CDS encoding type II toxin-antitoxin system PemK/MazF family toxin has product MDTSWWLALAAVVLLALVAALVDGWGRRGPRGRRTRPPGRPGGRVVARPQPAEIWWASVPFEDGPGGKDRPCLVLSVRGRRATVAKITSKYHDERAGVIPLPPGAVGDAQGRASFLETDELRDVPMGDFRRRVGVVDPVLWDQVRHLAT; this is encoded by the coding sequence ATGGATACGTCCTGGTGGCTCGCGCTCGCGGCGGTGGTACTGCTCGCGCTGGTCGCCGCGCTCGTCGACGGCTGGGGGCGGCGTGGGCCGCGGGGGCGCAGGACGCGGCCGCCGGGGCGGCCGGGCGGGCGGGTGGTGGCGCGGCCGCAGCCTGCGGAGATCTGGTGGGCGAGCGTGCCGTTCGAGGACGGGCCGGGGGGTAAGGACCGGCCGTGTCTGGTGCTCTCGGTGCGGGGGCGGCGGGCGACCGTCGCGAAGATCACCAGCAAGTATCACGACGAGCGGGCCGGGGTGATTCCCTTGCCGCCGGGGGCCGTCGGCGATGCGCAGGGGCGCGCGAGCTTTTTGGAGACGGACGAGTTGCGTGACGTGCCGATGGGGGATTTCCGGCGACGGGTGGGGGTGGTGGACCCGGTCCTGTGGGACCAGGTCCGTCACCTGGCGACGTGA
- a CDS encoding MBL fold metallo-hydrolase: MKLTVVGCSGSFPSAESACSSYLVEADGFRLLLDLGNGALGELQRHCGLYDLDAIFLSHLHADHCIDMCAYFVARYYRHDGGRCDPLPVYGPEGTEHRLTTAYADTPSASSMSEVFDFHTVKPSTFEIGPFTVHTERVAHPVEAYGIRVEHDGKSLTYSGDTGVTPTLDELARDTDLFLCEAAFTHGKENIPDLHLNGREAGETAAQAGARRLVLTHIPPWTDPRINLADARAVYDGPVELAAPRVSYEI; this comes from the coding sequence ATGAAGCTCACCGTCGTCGGCTGCTCGGGGTCGTTCCCGTCCGCGGAATCGGCCTGCTCGAGCTACCTCGTCGAGGCCGACGGCTTCCGGCTGCTTCTCGACCTGGGCAACGGTGCCCTGGGCGAGCTGCAGCGCCACTGCGGTCTCTACGACCTTGACGCGATCTTCCTCAGCCATCTGCACGCCGACCACTGCATCGACATGTGCGCGTACTTCGTCGCGCGCTACTACCGCCACGACGGCGGCCGCTGCGACCCGCTCCCCGTCTACGGACCCGAGGGCACGGAACACCGGCTGACCACCGCCTACGCGGACACCCCCTCGGCCTCCTCGATGAGCGAGGTCTTCGACTTCCACACGGTCAAGCCGTCCACCTTCGAGATCGGCCCGTTCACGGTGCACACGGAACGCGTGGCCCATCCGGTGGAGGCGTACGGCATCCGCGTCGAGCACGACGGGAAGTCCCTGACGTACTCCGGCGACACGGGCGTCACCCCGACGCTCGACGAACTCGCCCGCGACACCGACCTGTTCCTGTGCGAGGCCGCGTTCACGCACGGCAAGGAGAACATCCCCGACCTGCACCTCAACGGCCGCGAGGCGGGTGAGACGGCGGCCCAGGCAGGCGCCCGCCGCCTCGTCCTCACCCACATCCCCCCGTGGACCGACCCCCGGATCAACCTGGCCGACGCCCGCGCGGTGTACGACGGACCGGTGGAACTGGCGGCGCCGAGGGTGTCGTACGAGATCTGA
- a CDS encoding PTS transporter subunit EIIC: protein MTTDSAAPAADKKKGKGAGVMAVMQRIGRSLMLPVAVLPAAALLVRFGNADMLGDPEYPAFLTKIAGFMSAGGNAILDNMALLFAVGIAIGFAKKSDGSTALAAVVGYLVFKNVLGTFTDGSLPKKEAIVDGKIVMVEQAVDAKVLGGVVMGIVVALLYQRFYRTKLPDWAGFFGGRRLVPILSAFAGLIIGIIFGYIWPVLGTGLHNFGEWLVGSGAVGAGIFGVANRALIPIGMHHLLNSFPWFQAGEYEGKSGDIARFLAGDPSAGQFMTGFFPIMMFALPAACLAIVHCARPERRKVVGGMMFSLALTSFVTGVTEPIEFTFMFIAPVLYAIHALLTGVSMALTWALGMKDGFGFSAGVVDFGLNLGIATNPWGLALVGLCFAAVYYVVFRFAITKFNLPTPGRESDEELAELQKAEAK from the coding sequence GTGACCACGGACAGCGCCGCTCCCGCGGCCGACAAGAAGAAGGGGAAGGGCGCCGGCGTGATGGCTGTCATGCAGCGCATCGGCCGCAGCCTGATGCTGCCGGTGGCGGTCCTGCCCGCAGCCGCTCTCCTGGTCCGCTTCGGCAACGCCGACATGCTCGGCGACCCGGAATACCCGGCCTTCCTGACGAAGATCGCGGGCTTCATGAGCGCCGGCGGCAACGCCATCCTCGACAACATGGCCCTGCTCTTCGCGGTGGGCATCGCGATCGGCTTCGCGAAGAAGTCGGACGGCTCGACCGCGCTCGCGGCCGTCGTCGGCTACCTGGTCTTCAAGAACGTGCTGGGCACGTTCACCGACGGCAGCCTGCCGAAGAAGGAAGCCATAGTCGACGGCAAGATCGTCATGGTCGAGCAGGCGGTGGACGCCAAGGTCCTCGGCGGCGTGGTCATGGGCATCGTCGTCGCCCTCCTCTACCAGCGCTTCTACCGCACCAAGCTGCCCGACTGGGCGGGCTTCTTCGGCGGCCGCCGGCTGGTCCCGATCCTGTCGGCCTTCGCGGGCCTGATCATCGGCATCATCTTCGGCTACATCTGGCCCGTCCTCGGCACCGGTCTGCACAACTTCGGTGAGTGGCTGGTCGGTTCGGGCGCGGTCGGCGCCGGCATCTTCGGTGTCGCCAACCGGGCGCTGATCCCGATCGGCATGCACCACCTGCTGAACTCGTTCCCGTGGTTCCAGGCGGGTGAGTACGAAGGCAAGAGCGGTGACATCGCCCGCTTCCTGGCCGGTGACCCGAGCGCCGGACAGTTCATGACCGGCTTCTTCCCGATCATGATGTTCGCGCTGCCCGCCGCCTGCCTGGCGATCGTGCACTGTGCCCGCCCCGAGCGGCGCAAGGTCGTCGGCGGCATGATGTTCTCCCTCGCTCTGACGTCCTTCGTCACCGGCGTGACGGAGCCCATCGAGTTCACGTTCATGTTCATCGCGCCGGTCCTGTACGCGATCCACGCGCTGCTCACCGGTGTCTCGATGGCCCTGACCTGGGCACTCGGCATGAAGGACGGCTTCGGCTTCTCGGCCGGCGTGGTCGACTTCGGCCTGAACCTGGGCATCGCGACCAACCCGTGGGGCCTCGCCCTGGTGGGTCTGTGCTTCGCGGCGGTCTACTACGTCGTCTTCCGCTTCGCGATCACCAAGTTCAACCTGCCGACGCCGGGCCGCGAGTCCGACGAGGAACTGGCGGAACTGCAGAAGGCGGAGGCCAAGTAA
- a CDS encoding PTS transporter subunit EIIC, producing the protein MSSDSAAAASPVRTRWNSLFQGLQKMGRSLQLPIAVLPAAGILNRLGQPDVFGEDGLGWDNVSKVMGSAGGALLDGSLGLPLLFCVGVAIGMAKKADGSTALAAVAGFLVYYNVLRAFPEDCPDGTEEITNIGCSTPDGMVSAYEYQNPGVFGGIVIGLLTAFFWQRFHRTKLVDWLGFFNGRRLVPIIMAFVALVFAVLCLWVWPPVGDALEDFSDWMSDLDAWGAGVFGVANRALLVIGLHQFLNVPIWFQFGTYTRPDGTVVHGDINMFLAGDPDAGQFTSGFFPIMMFALPAAALAITHCAKPSRRKEVGGLMLSVALTSFVTGITEPIEYSFLFIAPLLYAVHAVLTGVSMAVTWGLGVHDGFSFSAGLIDYVINWNLATKPWAIIPIGLCFAVVYYVIFRFAITKFDLKTPGREPEEEVEDVTKV; encoded by the coding sequence ATGAGTTCCGACAGCGCCGCCGCCGCCAGCCCTGTCCGCACCCGTTGGAACAGTCTGTTCCAGGGCTTGCAGAAGATGGGCCGCAGTCTTCAGTTGCCCATCGCGGTCCTGCCGGCCGCGGGCATCCTCAACCGCCTTGGGCAGCCTGATGTGTTCGGCGAGGACGGGCTCGGCTGGGACAACGTCTCGAAGGTGATGGGCAGCGCGGGCGGCGCGCTGCTCGACGGCTCACTCGGGCTGCCCTTGTTGTTCTGCGTCGGCGTGGCCATCGGCATGGCGAAGAAGGCGGACGGTTCGACGGCGTTGGCGGCGGTGGCGGGGTTCCTCGTCTACTACAACGTGCTGCGCGCGTTCCCGGAGGACTGCCCGGACGGGACCGAGGAGATCACCAACATCGGCTGCAGCACGCCCGACGGGATGGTGAGCGCGTACGAGTACCAGAACCCGGGCGTCTTCGGCGGTATCGTCATCGGCCTGCTGACGGCCTTCTTCTGGCAGCGGTTCCACCGCACGAAGCTGGTGGACTGGCTCGGCTTCTTCAACGGGCGGCGTCTCGTCCCGATCATCATGGCGTTCGTGGCGCTCGTGTTCGCGGTGCTGTGTCTGTGGGTCTGGCCGCCGGTCGGTGACGCGTTGGAGGACTTCAGCGACTGGATGAGCGATCTGGACGCGTGGGGCGCGGGTGTGTTCGGTGTCGCCAACCGGGCGCTGCTGGTGATCGGTCTGCATCAGTTCCTGAACGTGCCCATCTGGTTCCAGTTCGGCACGTACACCAGGCCGGACGGCACGGTGGTGCACGGCGACATCAACATGTTCCTGGCGGGCGACCCGGACGCGGGCCAGTTCACCTCGGGCTTCTTCCCGATCATGATGTTCGCCCTGCCGGCCGCGGCCCTCGCCATCACGCACTGCGCCAAGCCGAGCCGCCGGAAAGAGGTCGGCGGCTTGATGCTGTCGGTGGCGCTGACCTCCTTCGTCACCGGCATCACGGAACCGATCGAGTACTCGTTCCTCTTCATCGCGCCCCTGCTGTACGCGGTCCACGCCGTGCTGACCGGTGTCTCGATGGCGGTGACCTGGGGCCTCGGGGTCCACGACGGCTTCAGCTTCTCGGCCGGCCTGATCGACTACGTGATCAACTGGAACCTCGCGACGAAACCCTGGGCGATCATCCCGATCGGTTTGTGCTTCGCGGTCGTCTATTACGTCATCTTCCGCTTCGCGATCACGAAGTTCGATTTGAAGACTCCGGGGCGGGAACCGGAGGAGGAGGTGGAGGACGTCACCAAGGTCTAG
- a CDS encoding glucose PTS transporter subunit EIIB, protein MATKAEKIVAGLGGIDNIEEVEGCITRLRTEVHDASLVDEAALKAAGAHGVVKMGTAIQVVIGTDADPIAADIEDMM, encoded by the coding sequence ATGGCCACCAAGGCTGAGAAGATCGTTGCCGGGCTGGGCGGCATCGACAACATCGAAGAGGTCGAGGGCTGCATCACCCGCCTGCGCACCGAGGTCCACGACGCCTCCCTCGTGGACGAGGCAGCCCTCAAGGCGGCCGGCGCACACGGCGTCGTCAAGATGGGCACGGCGATCCAGGTCGTCATCGGCACCGACGCGGACCCGATCGCGGCGGACATCGAAGACATGATGTGA
- the rph gene encoding ribonuclease PH, giving the protein MSRIDGRTPEQLRPVTIERGWSKHAEGSVLVSFGDTKVFCTASVTEGVPRWRKGSGEGWVTAEYSMLPRSTNTRGDRESVKGRIGGRTHEISRLIGRSLRAVIDYKALGENTIVLDCDVLQADGGTRTAAITGAYVALADAVSWAQGKKLIKAGRQPLTGTVSAVSVGIVGGIPLLDLCYEEDVKAETDMNVVCTGDGRFVEVQGTAEAEPFARDELNALLDLAVSGCTELAVLQRKALDTVLEK; this is encoded by the coding sequence ATGTCTCGAATCGACGGCCGCACCCCCGAACAGCTCCGCCCCGTCACCATCGAACGTGGCTGGAGCAAGCACGCCGAGGGCTCCGTCCTCGTCTCCTTCGGCGACACGAAGGTCTTCTGCACCGCCTCCGTCACCGAAGGAGTCCCGCGCTGGCGCAAAGGCAGCGGCGAGGGCTGGGTCACCGCCGAATACTCCATGCTGCCCCGCTCCACCAACACCCGCGGCGACCGCGAATCCGTCAAGGGCAGGATCGGCGGCCGTACGCACGAGATCAGCCGCCTCATCGGCCGCTCACTGCGCGCCGTCATCGACTACAAAGCGCTCGGCGAGAACACCATCGTCCTCGACTGCGACGTCCTCCAGGCCGACGGCGGCACACGCACCGCAGCGATCACCGGCGCCTACGTTGCCCTGGCCGACGCCGTCTCCTGGGCCCAGGGCAAGAAGCTGATCAAGGCCGGCCGCCAGCCCCTCACCGGCACGGTCTCGGCGGTCTCCGTCGGCATCGTCGGCGGCATCCCGCTCCTCGACCTCTGCTACGAAGAGGACGTCAAGGCCGAGACCGACATGAACGTCGTCTGCACCGGCGACGGCCGCTTCGTCGAGGTCCAGGGCACCGCCGAAGCCGAACCCTTCGCCCGGGACGAGCTCAACGCCCTGCTCGACCTGGCCGTTTCCGGCTGCACGGAACTCGCTGTCCTCCAGCGCAAGGCACTTGATACCGTCCTCGAAAAGTAA